A stretch of DNA from Oryzomicrobium terrae:
AAGGACTGAGGCCGGAACCGCGTACCCCCTTGGCCCGAACGGCACCGTCGCTCGGGCTTTTTTTTACGAATTGAGTTGGAAGGGACCGTTTCATGAGCATGAACCGCCGTGAATTCCTCAACATGCTGGCGGTAGCCGCCGCCGGCGGCTTCGCCTTGCACAGCGACTTCGCCCTGGCCGAAAAATCGGCGGCGAAGATGTACGACCTGCCGCGCTTCGGCAACGTGTCGCTGCTGCACATGACCGACTGCCATGCCCAGCTGAAGCCGATCTACTTCCGCGAGCCCAACGTCAATCTGGGCCTGGGCGGCCAACTCGGCCGGGTGCCGCACCTGGTGGGCGAATCCCTGCTCAAGCACTTCGGCATCCGCCCCGGCACCCTGGATGCCCACGCCTTCACCTACCTGGACTTCGAAAAGGCCGCCCGCACCTACGGCAAGGTCGGCGGCTTCGCCCACCTGGCGACCCTGGTCAAGCGCATGAAGGCCAACCGCCCCGGCGCCCTGCTGCTCGACGGCGGCGACACCTGGCAAGGCTCCGGCACCGCCCTGTGGACCAATGCCCAGGACATGGTCGATGCCTGCAAGGCCCTTGGCGTGGACATCATGACCCTGCATTGGGAATGCACCTACGGCATGGAGCGCCTCAAGGAGATCGAGGAGAAGGACTTCGCCGGCAAGATCGACATCGTCGCCCAGAACGTCAAGACCAACGACTTCGGCGACCCGGTGTTCAAGCCCTACGTCATCAAGCAGATCAACGGCGTGCCGGTGGCCATCATCGGCCAGGCCTTCCCCTACACCCCCATCGCCAACCCGCGCTACATGGTGGCCGACTGGACCTTCGGCATCCAGGACGACAACATGCAGAAGGTGGTGGACGAGGCCCGCGGCCAGGGCGCCCAGGTGGTGGTGGTGCTCTCCCACAACGGCATGGACGTGGACCTCAAGATGGCCTCCCGGGTGCGCGGCATCGACGCCATCCTGGGCGGCCACACCCACGACGGCGTGCCTGCCCCGGTCAAGGTCAGCAACGCCGGCGGCGTCACCCTGGTCACCAACGCCGGCTCCAACGGCAAGTACCTGGGCGTGCTCGACTTCGACGTCAAGAACGGCAAGGTCGCCGACTTCCGCTACAAGCTGCTCCCCGTGTTCGCCAACCTGATCCCGGCGGACAAGGCCATGGACGACCTGATCGCCAAGATCCGCGCGCCCTACGAGAGCAAGCTCGGCGAGCAGCTGGCCGTCACCGAAGGCCTGCTCTACCGCCGCGGCAACTTCAACGGCACCTTCGACCAGGTCATCCTGGACGCCCTGATGAAGGTCAAGGACGCCGAGATCGCCTTCTCCCCCGGTTTCCGCTGGGGCACCTCGCTGCTGCCCGGTCAGGCCATCACCATGGAGCACGTGCTCGACCAGACCGCCATCACCTACCCCTACACCACCGTCACCAACATGACCGGGGAGATGATCAAGACCGTGCTCGAAGACGTCTGCGACAACCTCTTCAACCCGGACCCTTACTACCAGCAGGGCGGCGACATGGTGCGGGTGGGCGGCCTGCAATACACCTGCGACCCCACCGCCAAGATGGGCGGCCGCATCCAGGACATGCGCCTCAACGGCAAGCCCATCGACCCGGCCAAGACCTACAAGGTCGCCGGTTGGGCCCCGGTGGCCGAAGAAGCCAAGGCCGCCGGCGGCGAACCGATCTGGGACGTGGTGGCCGGCTACCTGCGCAGCATCAAGACCGTGAAACCCGTGGCCCTCAACCTGCCCAAGCTGAAGGGCGTGGACGGCAACCCGGGGATGGTGGGTTGATGGTTTAACCCTCTAGCCACTGATAACACAACGCCCCGTCGCTACCGGCTGCTGCCGGTGGTGGCGGGGCGTTGTGCTTTGGGGGGTGGGGGGCGTCGGCTCCTCACCTCGAACGTTGTGCGAGCACCAAACGTCAAGCCCCAGGCACTACCAAAACAAAAACGGCCCGTCCGGCGAGACCACCGCCGGACGGGCCGTTTGCATTGCGACTCCCGGCGGCCTGCCGGGACGTACCGATCAGCCTTGCAGCACCGCCGCCATGGCTTCGGCCACGTAGTTCACGTTGCCGGTGTTGAGGCCGGCCACGCACATGCGGCCGGAGCGCACCAGGTACACGCCGAATTCCAGCCGCAGGCGGTCCACCTGCTCGGGGGAGAGACCGGTGTAGCTGAACATGCCGCGCTGCTTGAGGAAGTAGGAGAAATCCTTGCCCGGCACCCGGGCGGTCAGCACTTCATAGAGCTTCTGGCGCATGGCCTGGATGCGCACCCGCATCTCGTCCACTTCCTTGACCCACTGGGCGTGCAGGGCGGTGTCGTTCATCACCTTGGTGGTGACCTTCTCGCCGTGGATGGGGGGGCTGGAGTAGTTGCGGCGCACGGTGAATTTCAGCTGGCCCAGGATGCGGCCGGCTTCCTCGGCATCCTTGCAGACCACGGACAGGCCGCCCACCCGCTCGCCGTAGAAGGAGAGGTTCTTGGAGAAGGAGTTGCTGACCAGGAAGGGCAGCTTGGCCGCAGCCAGGGCGCGGATGGCGTAGGCGTCTTCTTCCAGGCCGTCGCCGAAGCCCTGGTAGGCGATGTCGAGGAAGGGGATCAGGTTGCGCTCGGCGACGATGGCGATGACCTGCTGCCATTGTTCCTGGGAGAGATCCACGCCGGTGGGGTTGTGGCAGCAGGGGTGCAGCAGGACGATGCTCTGCTCGGGCAGGCCCTTGAGGCAGGCGACCATGCCGGCGAAGTCCACGCCGCCGGTCTTGGCGTCGTAGTAGGGGTAGTCGTGCACGGCGATGCCGGCGCCTTCGAAGATGGAGCGGTGGTTGTCCCAGGTGGGATTGCTGACCCAGGCTTCGCTCTTGGGGAAGTAGCGCTTGAGCAGGTCGGCGCCCACCTTGAGGGCGCCGGAGCCGCCCAGGGTCTGGATGGTGGCGATGCGGCCGGCCTTCAGGGCCTCGCTGTCGGCACCGAAGAGCAGCTTCTGCACCACGGCCCGGTAGTCGGCGGCGCCTTCCATGGGCAGGTAGGAGCGGGGGCCGGATTCGGCGGCGATGGCAGCCTCGGCAGCCTTCACGGAAGCCAGCAGGGGGATGTTGCCGGCCTCGTCGTAATAGAGACCGATGCCCAGGTTCACCTTCTTCGGGTTGGAGTCCTTGTGGAAGGTTTCCACCAGGGTGAGGATGGGGTCGCCAGCGTAGGCATCGACGTGTTCGAACATGCAGGAATCCTTGCGTGGTGCGGGGAGCGGCGCCGGGCGCGGGCCCGGCGGGGCCGTCAATCGGTAGTCGGGGCGGGGCCGCACCGCGGCGCGGTCCCGGAGGCGGCATAGTGCCCCAGGACGGGGCGCGGCTCAATGCCCGGCAGCCTGCCGTTCCGGGCGCCGTGCTGACTGCGTCGCACGCATGAGGTCAGGCGGCGGTACGCAGTGTGCCGTGTTCAGTGCTGGTGGTCAGGCGAAGAAGCGGCTCCACAGGGCCGAGCAGGGCATCGCCAGCACCAGGGCGGGCAGCATGTTCACCACCGGAAACAGCTTGATGCCGCAGATGCGTAGGCCAGTGGCGAGCATCACCAGGCCGCCGCAGGCGGAAAAGTCGGCCAGCATGGTCGGGGTGGTCAGGGGCACCAGCAGGCTGGCGCTGGCGTAGAGGGCGCCCTGGATGAGCATCTGGGGCACGGCGATGAGGGCCACGGCCACCCCCAGCTCGGCGGCGAAGATGGTGGCGGTGAACAGGTCGAGCACCGACTTGGCGATGAGAATCTGGGCCTCGCCGGTCATGCCCTCGTGGGTGGCGCCGAAGATGCCCATGCCGCTGGCGCAGAAGAGCACCAGGATGGTCACGTACTTGGCGACGAAGCCTTCCACCTTGGGGTTGCCCTTGTCCCCGGGCAGCAGCCGTTCGGCCTGCTTCTGGGCCCAGCCGATGGCCAGCTCCAACCCCCGTTCGAGGCACAGCAGTTCGCCGATCAGCGCCCCGCCCAGCAGCGCCAGGGCCAGGGGCGGAATGGCATGGACCTTGGCCATCAGGGTGGTGCCGATGCCGGCGGCGAGGATGCCGCAGGTGAGCGGCAGGGCCTGGGTGACCCGCACCGGGATGCGCCGGCCCAGCACCGCGCCGGAAATGCCGCCCACGATCAGGACGGCGCTATTGACCAGGGGACCCAGCATTGCACGCTCGCTTTCTTCCGCGTTGCCTTGTCCGCCTCGGCACGGCAGCCGGGGCCGGAGGACCGGGGCCCACCCCCGGTCCGCGGCCGGCCTGGTAGCGTGGCTACAGGGCAACGTGGTCCAGCAAGGCAACTTTTACGATATGAAGACGAAAGTGTATTGAGTGAAGGTCCGCGTGGATAATATCGTTTGAATTTGCATCAATATCGAAACGATATGGAAAGCCCCAGGGTGACGCCATGGACCTGAAGCGCCTGCACTACTTCTGCACCATTGCCGACCAGGGCCAGATCAGCCGGGCGGCCCGGGTACTGCATATGGCCCAGCCGCCCTTGAGCCAGCGCCTGCGCGAACTGGAAGAAGAGCTGGGCACGCCCCTGTTCCTGCGCCAGGGCCGCGAGCTGCAACTGACCGACGCCGGCCGGCTGCTCTACCGCCGCGCCCGGGACATCCTGCGCAGCGTGGACGCCACCAAGGAAGAGGTGATCCGCGCCGCCACCCAGGCCGGGCCGACCCTGCGCATCGGCCTCACCCCCACCTCCCGGGCCCTCTGGCTGTCGCGCTTCGAGACCCTGCGGGCGCTCTTCCAGGACCGGCAGATCGGCCTGGTGGTGGGGGATTCGAGCTACCTGGAGCACCTGCTCGAAACCGGCCAGATCGACGCCGCCTTCATGCAGCCGCCCCTGCACCCGGAAAACTTCCGCATCCAGCGCCTGGCCAGCAGCCCGCCGGTGGCAGTGCTGCCGCGCCGCCTGCACGGCACCGTGCCGCCGCGCCTTACCCTGGCCGACCTGGCGCCCCATCCCCTGCTG
This window harbors:
- the soxB gene encoding thiosulfohydrolase SoxB produces the protein MSMNRREFLNMLAVAAAGGFALHSDFALAEKSAAKMYDLPRFGNVSLLHMTDCHAQLKPIYFREPNVNLGLGGQLGRVPHLVGESLLKHFGIRPGTLDAHAFTYLDFEKAARTYGKVGGFAHLATLVKRMKANRPGALLLDGGDTWQGSGTALWTNAQDMVDACKALGVDIMTLHWECTYGMERLKEIEEKDFAGKIDIVAQNVKTNDFGDPVFKPYVIKQINGVPVAIIGQAFPYTPIANPRYMVADWTFGIQDDNMQKVVDEARGQGAQVVVVLSHNGMDVDLKMASRVRGIDAILGGHTHDGVPAPVKVSNAGGVTLVTNAGSNGKYLGVLDFDVKNGKVADFRYKLLPVFANLIPADKAMDDLIAKIRAPYESKLGEQLAVTEGLLYRRGNFNGTFDQVILDALMKVKDAEIAFSPGFRWGTSLLPGQAITMEHVLDQTAITYPYTTVTNMTGEMIKTVLEDVCDNLFNPDPYYQQGGDMVRVGGLQYTCDPTAKMGGRIQDMRLNGKPIDPAKTYKVAGWAPVAEEAKAAGGEPIWDVVAGYLRSIKTVKPVALNLPKLKGVDGNPGMVG
- a CDS encoding aromatic amino acid transaminase translates to MFEHVDAYAGDPILTLVETFHKDSNPKKVNLGIGLYYDEAGNIPLLASVKAAEAAIAAESGPRSYLPMEGAADYRAVVQKLLFGADSEALKAGRIATIQTLGGSGALKVGADLLKRYFPKSEAWVSNPTWDNHRSIFEGAGIAVHDYPYYDAKTGGVDFAGMVACLKGLPEQSIVLLHPCCHNPTGVDLSQEQWQQVIAIVAERNLIPFLDIAYQGFGDGLEEDAYAIRALAAAKLPFLVSNSFSKNLSFYGERVGGLSVVCKDAEEAGRILGQLKFTVRRNYSSPPIHGEKVTTKVMNDTALHAQWVKEVDEMRVRIQAMRQKLYEVLTARVPGKDFSYFLKQRGMFSYTGLSPEQVDRLRLEFGVYLVRSGRMCVAGLNTGNVNYVAEAMAAVLQG
- a CDS encoding DUF554 domain-containing protein, yielding MLGPLVNSAVLIVGGISGAVLGRRIPVRVTQALPLTCGILAAGIGTTLMAKVHAIPPLALALLGGALIGELLCLERGLELAIGWAQKQAERLLPGDKGNPKVEGFVAKYVTILVLFCASGMGIFGATHEGMTGEAQILIAKSVLDLFTATIFAAELGVAVALIAVPQMLIQGALYASASLLVPLTTPTMLADFSACGGLVMLATGLRICGIKLFPVVNMLPALVLAMPCSALWSRFFA
- a CDS encoding LysR family transcriptional regulator; protein product: MDLKRLHYFCTIADQGQISRAARVLHMAQPPLSQRLRELEEELGTPLFLRQGRELQLTDAGRLLYRRARDILRSVDATKEEVIRAATQAGPTLRIGLTPTSRALWLSRFETLRALFQDRQIGLVVGDSSYLEHLLETGQIDAAFMQPPLHPENFRIQRLASSPPVAVLPRRLHGTVPPRLTLADLAPHPLLLLRRSFGVSTYERLLRSFHELGLTPNVALYSSDVSLLLELMRRGFAGIAVVPESEAGDMGEDYWIRPLEADLPDYHLSLVCRSGEQDAALVERLLAFWAD